From the genome of Sulfurovum sp. NBC37-1, one region includes:
- a CDS encoding c-type cytochrome, whose product MKRLLFLLPLLLCADEDFISHYEYGEMLYNQPRGVSCAECHGESGEGKVIVEFRDIHGKKVLRGPDIRKESLTSMINSVNSYHKIMPRYYLTDEEVKAIYDYLQKKNSEYLCESEEGNATK is encoded by the coding sequence ATGAAACGACTCCTATTTCTCCTACCGCTCCTGCTCTGTGCGGATGAAGATTTTATCTCTCATTATGAGTATGGTGAAATGCTCTATAATCAGCCCCGTGGTGTGAGCTGCGCAGAGTGTCACGGTGAGAGCGGTGAGGGGAAAGTCATTGTTGAGTTCAGGGATATTCACGGGAAAAAGGTCCTCAGAGGCCCTGACATCCGCAAAGAGAGCCTGACCTCTATGATCAACTCCGTTAACAGCTACCATAAGATCATGCCCCGCTATTACCTGACCGATGAAGAGGTAAAGGCGATCTACGACTACCTTCAGAAGAAAAACAGCGAATATCTCTGCGAGAGTGAAGAGGGGAATGCAACGAAATAG
- the pyrF gene encoding orotidine-5'-phosphate decarboxylase → MELCVALDLPSAKENLALAESLKAYNVWMKVGFRAYIRDGKPFIEALKAINPDFRIFLDLKLYDIPNTMADAAEEIAKLGVDMFNIHASAGAVAMKTVMERLSSYEKRPLVLAVTALTSFNEENFRMIYEKGIDEKAEQFARMSFENGLDGVVCSTFESRAIKNATSDDFLTLCPGIRPFGEDAGDQQRVATLELANEERVDFPVVGRPIYKDSDPKGKVEEILKLISTF, encoded by the coding sequence ATGGAACTGTGTGTAGCACTCGATCTGCCTTCAGCCAAAGAGAATCTTGCACTGGCGGAATCACTCAAAGCGTATAACGTATGGATGAAAGTGGGTTTCAGGGCCTACATACGTGACGGTAAACCGTTCATCGAAGCGCTCAAAGCCATCAATCCGGACTTCAGGATATTCCTTGATCTCAAACTCTATGACATACCCAATACCATGGCCGATGCGGCTGAAGAGATAGCCAAACTCGGCGTGGATATGTTCAACATCCATGCCAGTGCCGGAGCAGTTGCCATGAAGACGGTGATGGAAAGACTCTCTTCGTATGAAAAGCGCCCATTGGTCCTTGCGGTGACCGCCCTGACATCGTTCAATGAAGAGAATTTCCGAATGATCTATGAAAAAGGCATCGATGAGAAGGCGGAACAGTTCGCCAGAATGAGTTTTGAGAACGGTCTGGACGGTGTGGTCTGTTCGACCTTTGAGAGCAGGGCGATTAAAAATGCCACCAGTGACGACTTTTTAACGCTCTGTCCGGGTATCAGACCTTTTGGAGAAGATGCGGGGGACCAGCAGCGTGTCGCGACACTGGAACTCGCAAATGAAGAAAGGGTGGATTTCCCTGTCGTGGGAAGGCCCATCTACAAAGACAGCGACCCCAAAGGAAAAGTGGAAGAGATACTGAAGCTGATCTCTACTTTTTAG
- a CDS encoding NAD(+) synthase → MFGFYRVASAVNKTTVANPQKNAEEILTLIKEAADKEVSVVVFPELTLTGYTASDLFLNQTLLASQNESLQYILNNIEELDTIVILGIALLEADRLYNCAAVLQGGEILGIIPKSYLPNKKEFYEKRQFVSGRDIVRTATELLGKEVPFGVDLLFTDGRNMTFGVEICEDLWAVTPPSNHMASNGANLLFNLSASNELIGKHEYREELVRTQSARCMAAYVYSSAGVGESTTDTVYGGHAIISEYGTTLAQNERFSLESSLITADIDLERMRWLRINESSYSDGRRKKTRLIKLKSLPMMSELQRDITPAPFVPSRYTDKKLRCDEIIHIQAHGLIKRMTHAHIKKALMGISGGLDSTLALLSTYRAFEIMGWDSRNIIAVTMPGFGTTSRTKSNAVKLCEALGVTLKEVDITDISLKEFDAIEHNPEELSVTYENVQARARTSILMNMANQEGGLVIGTGDLSEIALGWSTYNGDHMSMYALNSGIPKTLIRYVIEYYKSNKAIADIIDDILDTPISPELLPHSDDVIVQETEEIVGPYELHDFFLYHFIKYGAKPDKIRFLAMKAFDIEYDEETVTKWLKVFLQRFFTQQFKRSCMPDGPKVGTISLSPRADWKMPSDADVEIWLRMLE, encoded by the coding sequence ATGTTTGGATTTTACAGAGTTGCCTCAGCAGTCAACAAAACCACGGTTGCCAACCCTCAGAAAAATGCTGAAGAAATACTCACACTCATTAAAGAAGCAGCCGACAAAGAGGTTAGTGTCGTTGTATTCCCGGAACTTACCCTTACCGGATACACTGCCAGTGATCTTTTTCTCAACCAGACGCTGCTTGCTTCACAGAATGAATCTCTTCAATATATATTAAATAATATTGAAGAACTCGATACCATTGTGATCCTCGGTATCGCTTTGCTTGAGGCAGACAGGCTCTACAACTGTGCTGCTGTCCTGCAGGGAGGGGAGATACTGGGCATTATCCCGAAATCCTACTTGCCGAACAAGAAAGAGTTCTATGAGAAGCGGCAGTTTGTCAGTGGCCGGGATATTGTACGGACCGCCACTGAACTCCTCGGAAAAGAGGTACCATTCGGTGTAGACCTGCTCTTTACCGACGGTCGGAATATGACTTTCGGCGTAGAGATATGTGAAGACCTCTGGGCAGTGACCCCGCCAAGCAACCATATGGCAAGCAATGGAGCCAACCTGCTCTTCAACCTGAGTGCCAGCAATGAACTCATAGGCAAGCACGAATACCGTGAAGAGCTGGTCCGTACACAGAGTGCAAGATGTATGGCTGCTTATGTTTACAGCTCTGCAGGTGTGGGTGAGTCGACCACCGATACCGTCTATGGAGGACATGCCATCATCTCCGAGTACGGGACTACCCTTGCACAGAATGAACGCTTCAGCCTTGAAAGTTCACTGATAACCGCCGACATCGACCTAGAACGTATGCGATGGCTGCGTATCAATGAATCAAGCTACAGTGACGGCAGACGTAAAAAAACGCGTCTCATCAAACTAAAATCTTTGCCAATGATGTCTGAGCTGCAACGGGACATCACACCTGCGCCGTTCGTTCCTTCCCGATATACAGACAAAAAGCTCCGATGTGACGAGATCATCCATATCCAGGCACACGGCCTGATCAAGCGTATGACGCATGCCCACATCAAAAAGGCACTCATGGGCATCTCGGGCGGACTTGACTCGACCCTTGCCCTGCTCTCGACATACAGGGCTTTCGAAATAATGGGATGGGACAGCAGGAACATCATTGCCGTGACCATGCCCGGCTTCGGTACGACAAGCAGAACCAAGTCCAATGCAGTCAAGCTTTGTGAAGCATTGGGAGTGACACTCAAAGAGGTAGATATTACAGACATTTCCCTCAAAGAGTTTGACGCCATAGAGCACAACCCTGAAGAATTGAGTGTTACTTACGAAAATGTACAGGCAAGAGCACGTACTTCCATACTGATGAACATGGCGAACCAGGAAGGCGGACTTGTCATCGGTACCGGTGACCTGAGCGAGATCGCCCTTGGCTGGAGCACCTACAACGGCGACCATATGAGTATGTATGCACTGAATTCCGGCATCCCGAAAACACTTATCAGATATGTGATCGAATACTATAAATCGAATAAAGCCATCGCAGATATCATCGATGACATTCTCGATACGCCCATCAGTCCGGAACTTCTGCCGCACAGTGATGATGTGATCGTTCAGGAGACAGAAGAGATCGTCGGTCCCTATGAACTGCATGACTTCTTTTTGTACCACTTCATCAAGTATGGTGCAAAGCCTGACAAGATCCGATTTCTTGCGATGAAAGCGTTTGATATTGAATACGATGAAGAAACAGTGACAAAGTGGCTCAAAGTCTTTCTGCAACGTTTCTTCACTCAGCAATTCAAACGTTCATGCATGCCTGACGGCCCTAAAGTCGGGACGATCTCCCTCAGCCCGAGAGCTGACTGGAAGATGCCGAGTGATGCCGATGTGGAAATCTGGCTTCGTATGCTGGAATAG
- a CDS encoding cold-shock protein, producing the protein MAELVNGTVKWFNDEKGYGFIQQENGGSDVFVHFRQVNNDNGGRVTLAEGQAVTFEIGEGQKGPQAENVTPL; encoded by the coding sequence ATGGCAGAATTAGTAAACGGAACAGTAAAATGGTTCAACGATGAAAAAGGTTACGGATTTATTCAACAAGAGAATGGTGGAAGCGATGTATTCGTACATTTCCGTCAAGTAAACAATGACAATGGCGGTCGTGTAACTCTTGCAGAAGGTCAGGCAGTAACATTTGAAATCGGTGAAGGTCAAAAAGGCCCACAGGCTGAGAACGTAACACCACTCTAA
- a CDS encoding PAQR family membrane homeostasis protein TrhA, whose amino-acid sequence MSNEVNNFALIEEIWHAVTHGIGFTLSIAALVLLVTFVVMHGHGALHITSAAIYGSSLMVLYGSSTLYHALTHNKAKHLFQIFDHASIYILIAGSYTPIALLTIGGTTGWVLFGLEWGIAVIGIALKFIYVGRFELLSLIAYLVMGWLIVLDFSTFKAHIDPIGFWLIVAGGLAYSSGVYFYIKDSITHFHTIWHLFVMLGSILHFFAILLYVV is encoded by the coding sequence ATGAGCAATGAAGTCAATAATTTTGCTCTCATCGAAGAGATATGGCATGCCGTAACACACGGTATCGGTTTTACCTTGAGCATCGCTGCCCTGGTACTACTTGTCACGTTTGTGGTAATGCACGGACACGGTGCCCTGCATATAACTTCCGCAGCGATCTACGGTTCGTCACTCATGGTACTATACGGCAGTTCAACCCTCTATCATGCCCTCACCCATAACAAAGCCAAACATCTTTTTCAGATTTTTGACCATGCCTCTATCTACATACTGATCGCAGGTTCCTATACACCTATTGCACTTCTTACCATCGGTGGTACGACAGGATGGGTGCTCTTCGGACTTGAATGGGGTATCGCTGTTATAGGCATCGCACTGAAATTCATCTATGTTGGCCGTTTTGAACTGCTCTCCCTGATCGCCTATCTTGTCATGGGCTGGCTGATCGTTCTTGACTTTTCTACCTTTAAAGCACATATCGATCCCATAGGGTTTTGGCTTATCGTTGCAGGTGGTTTGGCATACAGTAGCGGTGTTTACTTTTATATTAAGGACAGTATTACCCATTTCCATACCATCTGGCATCTCTTTGTAATGCTGGGGTCTATCTTGCATTTTTTTGCTATTTTACTTTATGTTGTGTAA
- a CDS encoding peptidylprolyl isomerase, whose translation MFGKQSKRYDIPQDVMETYQYAKIKTSKGDIWVKLFPDDAPNTVANFAHLANEGFYDNLKFHRVIPGFMAQGGCPHSGPTGNPAMAGTGGPDWQIDCETDTSNHPHRRGSLSMAHAGPNTGGSQFFLCFAPCPHLNGVHTVFGAIDEDDTESFMVLDKIEQNDDILGIEIHKEKN comes from the coding sequence ATGTTTGGAAAACAATCAAAAAGATATGACATCCCACAGGATGTAATGGAAACATACCAATATGCAAAGATCAAGACAAGCAAAGGAGATATCTGGGTCAAACTTTTCCCGGACGATGCTCCCAATACGGTTGCGAACTTCGCGCACTTGGCGAATGAAGGATTCTATGACAACCTGAAGTTCCACAGAGTGATCCCCGGTTTCATGGCTCAGGGCGGATGTCCTCACTCTGGTCCCACCGGTAACCCCGCAATGGCCGGAACAGGCGGACCGGACTGGCAGATAGACTGCGAGACGGATACCAGCAACCACCCGCACAGAAGAGGTTCTCTTTCCATGGCACATGCCGGTCCCAATACGGGCGGAAGCCAGTTCTTCCTCTGCTTTGCTCCATGCCCCCACCTGAACGGTGTTCATACGGTATTCGGTGCAATAGACGAAGACGATACAGAGAGTTTCATGGTACTTGACAAGATCGAACAGAATGACGATATTCTAGGAATCGAAATTCATAAAGAGAAAAATTAA
- a CDS encoding DUF4139 domain-containing protein: MHLHRTLITLSLTATMALASSLAVYRDSTVYGYIPQNTFIGFAKNVKAKCKGYETALLTKINCPPEDRLCKELKNIQKTAQELKAIQTNIALLNTFVSLPQPTSLDAQSWIEAAKRVSGEQAKLSTDERRLKGELQLQTQDFRRQAPVQNALYLSKECKGDLTVELPYGQVVFSTYYEAQIEGNKEIEVTQYLSVTNHSGIDIEAEDAMFYYRAAHRTISPVHFSPWIVSKYVLRPKRMYAKKAAGTMMQNDAMLSAVAEVNAPAPVAEYLSAREYWVKNLSLPSTGEPVNVQVTSWKALLKCALRAYPYRMSTAFHVCSFKPKTQIERNSWKIKNGDTIINDRAMGEYDEERYRLYTEADLDLKIVRKPLVKKERTTGIFGSTVRKKDGYTLTLTNKSDKKKMLIVTERIPTSTTKEIKVKLLDIKSKKKVDYKVLKDGEVEMNVSLDPHETKKIEVLFEISYDKDLKINY; encoded by the coding sequence ATGCATCTTCACAGAACACTCATTACACTCTCCTTGACAGCCACTATGGCTTTGGCCTCTTCTTTGGCTGTCTATCGGGACAGTACCGTTTACGGTTATATTCCTCAAAACACCTTTATCGGTTTTGCCAAGAATGTTAAAGCCAAATGTAAAGGATATGAAACCGCACTTCTGACCAAAATAAACTGTCCTCCGGAGGATAGACTCTGCAAAGAGCTTAAAAATATCCAAAAGACAGCACAGGAACTCAAAGCGATACAAACCAATATTGCTTTGCTTAACACATTCGTTTCTCTGCCTCAACCCACTTCCCTCGATGCCCAGAGTTGGATAGAAGCTGCAAAACGGGTGAGTGGGGAACAGGCAAAGCTTTCCACTGATGAAAGGCGTCTCAAAGGAGAGCTTCAGCTCCAGACGCAGGATTTCAGAAGACAGGCACCGGTACAGAATGCACTCTATCTCTCAAAAGAATGTAAAGGTGACCTGACTGTTGAACTGCCATACGGACAGGTCGTCTTTTCCACCTACTATGAGGCACAGATCGAAGGTAACAAAGAGATAGAAGTAACGCAGTACCTTTCGGTAACGAACCACAGCGGCATAGATATAGAAGCGGAAGATGCGATGTTCTACTACAGAGCTGCACACCGTACGATATCGCCTGTACATTTCTCCCCCTGGATCGTGAGTAAATATGTGCTGCGCCCCAAACGTATGTATGCCAAAAAAGCTGCCGGTACCATGATGCAGAATGATGCAATGCTTTCAGCAGTTGCCGAAGTGAATGCCCCGGCACCAGTGGCAGAGTACCTTTCTGCAAGAGAATACTGGGTCAAAAATTTGTCTCTGCCTTCAACGGGTGAGCCGGTAAATGTACAGGTGACTTCCTGGAAAGCACTACTGAAATGTGCACTCAGGGCTTACCCGTATCGTATGTCCACTGCTTTTCATGTCTGTTCATTCAAACCCAAAACACAAATAGAACGTAACAGCTGGAAGATCAAAAATGGAGACACCATCATCAATGACCGTGCCATGGGTGAGTACGATGAAGAGAGATATCGTCTCTATACGGAGGCGGATCTCGATTTGAAAATTGTAAGAAAACCTCTGGTCAAAAAAGAGAGAACGACCGGTATCTTTGGAAGTACGGTGCGAAAGAAAGACGGATACACACTTACATTGACCAATAAATCTGATAAAAAAAAGATGTTGATCGTCACGGAACGTATACCGACCTCTACAACAAAAGAGATAAAAGTGAAACTTCTGGATATCAAGTCAAAGAAAAAAGTGGACTATAAAGTGCTGAAGGATGGTGAAGTGGAAATGAATGTGTCACTTGATCCGCATGAAACGAAGAAGATAGAAGTACTATTTGAGATATCTTATGATAAAGATTTGAAAATAAATTATTAG
- a CDS encoding nitrate reductase codes for MHRLLLLTFLLWSILSAKDIHPVATIEVSGLVSDFVEDNGYLYVATDAGMVDVIDLSSRKIVRQIILPPLETVQNGKVPSRIHAIDRYQNKTLLVSSASNAYREVWIEQNGHLRKIIGSDQHIMPKNAFFNKEGKIIFGTFGSDVILYDNLENYRIYEQHISESTMGGMVLSDDKSKMVISDESGAVRIIDVNTSKIDQVYDKEHVDNIYKVAYANGVILTAGQDRRVGVYFTDSDNSYHLKSDFLVYCVGLSPKATTGVYSSGIEHHLQLFNPATKSKGDRLVGHYATPTKILFINEKAMISSGDEDKVFFWLLP; via the coding sequence ATGCATAGACTCTTACTCCTGACCTTTCTGCTATGGTCCATTCTGTCTGCAAAAGATATTCACCCTGTAGCGACCATAGAAGTTTCCGGTCTCGTAAGTGATTTCGTGGAAGATAATGGCTATCTCTATGTCGCTACCGATGCAGGCATGGTGGATGTGATCGACCTGAGCAGCAGGAAGATCGTCAGGCAGATCATCCTGCCTCCTCTTGAAACAGTACAGAATGGCAAAGTTCCTTCACGCATACATGCCATCGACAGATACCAAAACAAAACCCTATTGGTCTCCTCTGCTTCCAATGCCTATAGGGAAGTATGGATCGAACAGAATGGGCATCTCAGGAAGATCATCGGTTCGGATCAGCATATCATGCCAAAGAACGCCTTTTTCAACAAAGAGGGGAAGATCATCTTCGGTACCTTCGGGTCGGATGTCATCCTCTATGACAATCTTGAGAACTATCGCATATATGAACAACATATCTCGGAAAGTACCATGGGCGGCATGGTACTCAGCGATGATAAGAGCAAAATGGTCATTTCCGATGAGAGCGGTGCCGTGAGGATTATCGATGTCAATACCTCAAAGATCGACCAGGTGTACGACAAAGAACACGTGGATAACATCTATAAAGTAGCTTACGCCAATGGGGTCATTCTTACGGCAGGTCAGGACAGACGTGTCGGGGTTTATTTTACAGACAGTGACAACTCCTACCATCTCAAGAGCGATTTCCTTGTCTATTGTGTGGGATTAAGCCCCAAGGCAACTACAGGTGTCTACTCCAGTGGTATAGAACATCATTTGCAGCTTTTCAATCCGGCGACAAAAAGTAAGGGTGATCGTCTTGTAGGCCACTATGCCACACCCACCAAGATCCTCTTTATCAATGAAAAAGCCATGATCTCATCGGGCGATGAAGACAAAGTTTTTTTCTGGCTTTTACCATAA
- the folD gene encoding bifunctional methylenetetrahydrofolate dehydrogenase/methenyltetrahydrofolate cyclohydrolase FolD: MQLIDGKSLAHKVQENVAKEVEELKQVKNIVPGLAVLLIGDDPASHAYVNMKAKACERVGFYSITHNMPDTISQDEIIATIEMMNANPRIDGILVQLPLPKHIDTNKILEVIDPKKDVDGFHAYNVGRLVTGLDSFVACTPLGVMKMFEEYEIDLEGKDVCVVGASNIVGKPMASLLLNANATVTITHIFTKDLKAHTSQADIVVVGVGVPGLIKEDMVKEGAIVIDIGINRIEDGSLVGDVDFKNVAPKCSYITPVPGGVGPMTIAMLLSNTLKSAKQRA, from the coding sequence ATGCAACTTATCGATGGTAAAAGCCTGGCACATAAAGTACAGGAAAATGTGGCGAAAGAGGTAGAAGAACTCAAGCAGGTGAAGAACATAGTTCCAGGCCTTGCGGTACTGCTCATCGGAGACGACCCGGCAAGCCATGCCTATGTCAATATGAAAGCCAAGGCCTGCGAAAGAGTCGGTTTCTATTCTATCACGCACAATATGCCAGACACTATCTCCCAGGATGAGATCATCGCTACCATTGAGATGATGAATGCCAATCCACGCATCGACGGTATTTTAGTACAGCTTCCTTTGCCAAAACATATAGATACGAACAAGATCCTCGAAGTGATCGACCCCAAAAAGGATGTGGACGGCTTTCATGCCTACAACGTCGGCCGTCTGGTGACGGGACTTGACAGTTTCGTTGCCTGTACACCGCTTGGCGTCATGAAAATGTTCGAAGAGTACGAGATAGACCTGGAGGGAAAAGATGTCTGTGTCGTAGGTGCCAGTAACATTGTGGGCAAACCCATGGCCAGCCTCCTGCTCAATGCCAATGCCACCGTGACCATCACCCATATCTTCACCAAAGACCTTAAAGCCCACACTAGCCAAGCGGACATCGTCGTGGTCGGAGTAGGCGTTCCCGGACTCATCAAGGAAGATATGGTCAAAGAGGGTGCCATCGTTATCGATATCGGTATCAATCGTATCGAGGATGGCTCACTTGTTGGTGATGTGGACTTCAAGAATGTCGCACCGAAATGCTCCTACATCACCCCTGTTCCCGGAGGTGTAGGCCCAATGACCATTGCCATGCTTCTCTCCAACACACTCAAATCCGCCAAACAAAGGGCATAA